Proteins encoded within one genomic window of Salipaludibacillus agaradhaerens:
- a CDS encoding zinc-binding dehydrogenase produces MKALVKKELGFGKLELIDVEEPEPREGEVKILVKYAGVCGSDIHTYEGHYKVKAPVTLGHEFSGEVISVGEGVTAFKPGDRVTSETTFYICGECQYCKTKDYNLCQHRRGIGTQQNGAFAKYVLARQESVHKLPKNVDYLSGAFTEPLACCYHAVKKAHIKPGELVVVLGPGPIGLLTAQLAKDAGATVIITGLTQDHVRLEKANELGIDYAIDIQHEDVKKLVDSLTDGYGADVVIECSGAVPASKLGLELLKKKGRYVQEGIYPNDEITIDFSKIIQKELVVRGARSQKSSDWEPSLQLMNNQRINAKALITHTFNINEWDKAYSVIKSGEAIKVIFQSFD; encoded by the coding sequence ATGAAAGCCTTAGTTAAAAAAGAGCTAGGATTTGGAAAATTAGAGTTAATTGACGTTGAAGAACCAGAACCGAGGGAAGGAGAAGTGAAAATCCTTGTAAAGTATGCTGGTGTGTGTGGTTCAGACATTCATACGTATGAAGGCCATTATAAGGTGAAAGCACCAGTCACACTAGGTCATGAATTTTCTGGTGAAGTGATTAGCGTTGGAGAAGGTGTGACGGCATTCAAACCGGGAGATCGTGTTACCTCTGAAACAACTTTCTATATTTGTGGAGAATGTCAGTATTGTAAAACAAAAGACTATAATCTATGTCAACATCGTAGAGGTATCGGTACACAACAAAATGGAGCGTTTGCTAAATATGTATTAGCTCGGCAAGAAAGTGTCCACAAGCTCCCAAAAAATGTCGACTATCTGTCAGGAGCATTTACTGAACCTTTAGCTTGTTGTTACCATGCTGTTAAAAAAGCACATATTAAGCCTGGAGAATTAGTTGTGGTTCTTGGACCAGGGCCAATTGGGTTATTAACTGCTCAGCTCGCTAAAGACGCAGGGGCGACGGTCATCATCACAGGTTTAACACAGGACCACGTCCGTTTGGAAAAAGCAAATGAATTAGGGATTGACTATGCTATTGATATTCAACATGAAGATGTAAAAAAATTAGTAGACTCTCTAACTGACGGTTATGGAGCAGATGTTGTTATAGAATGTAGTGGCGCTGTGCCAGCTAGTAAATTAGGTCTTGAATTATTGAAGAAAAAAGGAAGATATGTACAAGAAGGTATTTACCCGAATGATGAAATAACGATAGATTTCTCAAAAATTATTCAAAAAGAATTAGTTGTAAGAGGCGCCAGAAGTCAGAAGAGCTCTGACTGGGAACCTTCTTTACAACTCATGAACAATCAAAGGATAAATGCAAAAGCTTTGATAACTCACACGTTTAATATCAATGAATGGGATAAAGCATACTCTGTCATTAAAAGTGGTGAAGCCATCAAAGTTATCTTTCAATCATTTGATTAA
- the rpiB gene encoding ribose 5-phosphate isomerase B, whose product MKIYIGSDHGGFRLKGAITQVLDDLQLSFEDMGTHSTRSTDYGPIGKNVAEKVALSEDAKGILICGTGIGMSIIANKVPGIRAAVVHDVFSAEATRAHNDSNILCLGERVIGQGLAEMIVQTWLQTVFKAGKHERRIDFIKRYEA is encoded by the coding sequence ATGAAGATTTATATTGGAAGTGACCACGGTGGATTTCGTTTGAAGGGAGCAATTACACAGGTGTTAGACGATCTCCAACTAAGCTTTGAAGATATGGGAACGCATTCAACTCGATCAACTGACTACGGTCCTATAGGCAAAAATGTGGCTGAAAAAGTCGCTTTAAGTGAGGATGCAAAAGGGATTCTAATTTGTGGAACGGGTATTGGAATGTCTATCATCGCAAATAAAGTGCCAGGTATCCGGGCAGCAGTCGTTCATGATGTGTTCTCAGCTGAAGCAACAAGAGCACATAATGATTCAAATATTCTTTGCTTAGGTGAAAGAGTCATTGGACAAGGGCTAGCAGAAATGATCGTTCAAACATGGTTACAGACAGTCTTTAAAGCAGGAAAACATGAGCGCAGAATTGATTTTATTAAGAGATATGAAGCGTAA
- the rpe gene encoding ribulose-phosphate 3-epimerase, producing MTDQTLKLAPSILNTDFSLIKKTLEETEAGGAHMVHFDVMDGHFVPDITFGPAFVASLRPLTSLLFDVHLMVENPENHIPQFIEAGADMITCHAEVCPHLYRTIQTIKASGVKAGVVLNPATPLYVLDGILPELDMVLLMSVNPGFGGQQFIPSVLEKIGRLREEIIKSGREIDIEVDGGITHDNVKGITNAGANIIVAGTAIYSHEDIKSTICDFKKRMGIVV from the coding sequence ATGACTGATCAAACACTCAAATTGGCTCCGTCTATATTAAATACCGATTTTTCGTTGATAAAGAAAACGCTTGAGGAGACTGAGGCAGGTGGGGCTCATATGGTTCATTTCGATGTAATGGATGGGCATTTTGTACCTGATATTACATTTGGTCCTGCCTTTGTAGCTTCATTAAGACCGTTAACCTCGCTACTTTTTGATGTGCATCTCATGGTAGAAAATCCTGAAAATCATATCCCACAGTTTATAGAGGCAGGCGCAGATATGATCACATGTCATGCAGAGGTATGTCCACATTTATACAGAACAATTCAAACAATTAAAGCTTCAGGAGTGAAGGCGGGAGTGGTGTTAAATCCAGCTACGCCTTTATACGTTCTTGATGGCATATTACCAGAGTTAGATATGGTATTACTCATGAGTGTAAACCCAGGGTTTGGGGGGCAACAATTTATTCCTTCTGTGTTAGAGAAAATCGGTCGATTGAGGGAGGAAATAATTAAAAGCGGGAGGGAGATTGATATAGAAGTTGATGGAGGAATTACACATGATAATGTGAAAGGGATCACAAATGCTGGTGCGAATATTATTGTGGCTGGGACAGCTATATATAGTCATGAAGATATAAAATCAACGATCTGTGATTTTAAAAAAAGAATGGGAATAGTCGTATAG